Genomic segment of Citrus sinensis cultivar Valencia sweet orange chromosome 7, DVS_A1.0, whole genome shotgun sequence:
AAACACCTATCAGACTATCAATTATACATTTGCCTTGCATTCGAGCAACAGCAATATTATGAGAACCACGTAAAAGTCCCTCTCCAATCCAAAGATCAACAAGTTCATCTTTCCTAATAAGTTGGTTCTTTAGGAATAgcgaacaaaataaaaaacaagttTTGTGGGTTTCACTGCGCAGGTGATCGTAGCTGAACTTCAAACGAGGAAGGATAAGGTCCCCCATACCTGGAAATTCGGCCGGATAATTTCTCAATTCCACAACTGCATTTTCCCACGCATCACGGTTTCTTCTATTCGCCATGGCTCCTCCAATAGTGATAAGAGCAAGCGGCAACCCTCCACACAGGTCGGCCACAGTTTCAGCAAGTTCTAGAATATCAGGATGGGAGTTGAGTACATCGTCCTTCACCATGAGTCGGAACAAATTCCATGCATCATCTGGAAGCAAACAATCGactttaaatttcatttgatcACCCATCGCGTTGCACGCGTCCTCCATTATGGTTGTATATACTATTTTCGATCCATTTTGAACAGGAACACCCGCTTCAGCTAAATTTATTGGTCCTCGTAAGTCATCCAGCAACAAAGCGAACCTTCTCTGGCTTAACCTCTGGAATATTTCTGCTGCCCTACCTTGCTGATTTTTGTTATCCCACACTTCATTCGGTATCGCTAGTctgtattttaaaactaaCTGAATTGTCTCAATATTTATTACATCTGTGTGCGACTCAACCAAAATCACCCGATCAAAGTTACGCCCGGCATTGCTGAACTTGTGGTTGAGGTTTCTTAACAGGGTAGTCTTCCCCACCCCTCTTATCCCATACAAGCAGATGATTCTCACACTATCGTCTTGAACGTATCCCCAAACTTCATTCAGTCTAGATTCCATGCCCACAGTGATTTCCTCTGGTAACATCTCCACAACAGGCGGAGGCGGCGGATCGGCAACATCTTGGAATCCATTCCCGGTTTCTATTAATCCCGGCAAAACGTCGGTCATCCTAACTACTTTTGAACTAACACTGTATGCCGAGTAACAATTCCAGGAACAATGACCTCGCAAGCATAGCTTTGCTTTCTCATCTACACCTCTCTGCAAAAGGGAATTCACTCTCTGGTTTCTGTCATCATCTTGTACATATCCCAACCAGTGTAACACTGTCGGTCTAGGCACGTAACCATCTTGTCTTGCTTCCTGGACCCTTCCATTGACTCCACCATAGACGCCTTGGAGTTCACCTTTTTTCCCGCTCAAagtatttactttttcttcgAGATCACGGATGTAACCGTAAACATAGAAAGAGCACAGGAAGCAATCCCTCAGAATGGTCCAGATGTCGCCCAAAATCATGATTTTGGAAGGCTACGAAGACAGAAACTGAGAAATATTGGAAAAAGGCGTCCAGTTAAAATCTTGCTTAAGTCAATTGGGAACGAAGAATATTGAGAAATGACTAAGGGGTGATTAGTTTCTGAGGTGGAAGAGAACGAAAAAGGTTGGTTATATACATACACGAATAAACACCATAATTGATCAATTTCACCACTAAGGATCCTTCTCATTATTATAATCTGAGcacaacttttaaaattttagaattttgttatttagGTATTcctgatattttttttttgttttttttagttatagtcagtgttttgattttttttatttcttgggGAATAGTTTACCCTACAATAGATAAAGAggtctttttattattttcatagtttccaattaataaaaatttctcttttataattttctttgaa
This window contains:
- the LOC102627473 gene encoding probable disease resistance protein At5g63020; this translates as MILGDIWTILRDCFLCSFYVYGYIRDLEEKVNTLSGKKGELQGVYGGVNGRVQEARQDGYVPRPTVLHWLGYVQDDDRNQRVNSLLQRGVDEKAKLCLRGHCSWNCYSAYSVSSKVVRMTDVLPGLIETGNGFQDVADPPPPPVVEMLPEEITVGMESRLNEVWGYVQDDSVRIICLYGIRGVGKTTLLRNLNHKFSNAGRNFDRVILVESHTDVINIETIQLVLKYRLAIPNEVWDNKNQQGRAAEIFQRLSQRRFALLLDDLRGPINLAEAGVPVQNGSKIVYTTIMEDACNAMGDQMKFKVDCLLPDDAWNLFRLMVKDDVLNSHPDILELAETVADLCGGLPLALITIGGAMANRRNRDAWENAVVELRNYPAEFPGMGDLILPRLKFSYDHLRSETHKTCFLFCSLFLKNQLIRKDELVDLWIGEGLLRGSHNIAVARMQGKCIIDSLIGVCLLEEVQTYFGNYVKMHDLLRDLALWIASQDEGNKILASKPENDELIIEQQSVTWNEAVRVSLWSFLVTSLAPRPFSLWRFFKKSLTTAPPSCPRLLTLLVRYASMKELPEWFFQSMPALRVLEWSRNGNLTKLPMQKGELINLRYLNLSDTVISELPIEIKGCCKLIILLLDGTKKLKAIPKGLLSELSALQVFSRVPTVHYKSYKDKSSVFGVSVSSLLELESLKHIQDVSVVLSTLESRKKFQSSSKLQSCIRRLIIKTPESSSTSSITTMLHDGDFQNLQDLFISNCSVQYLTCLVKIPLLRFLFATNCPLLEEIIANHQAEEPIIGFTHLKQLNLNGLPELRSICGSAMAFPSLESIYVSQCQNLKKLPLNSQSGKRNTVLIGGEEWWNQLAWDDDATKDVFSSKFIRFSDFPNSNELEPCYTYEASVMKSALMEDLPNACSIM